One Ignavibacterium sp. DNA segment encodes these proteins:
- a CDS encoding NAD(P)/FAD-dependent oxidoreductase, translating to MKNEYDIIVVGAGPAGSMAARFAAEQGVSVLMLEKDRDVGYPVRCGEAISKAGVEEFIPIDDKWIAAKINKFSFNAPDGSEVIVEFGDAGYVLERRNFDYELARTAAEAGAEILTRAYVNDLLFDNDKVSGVKYELKGEQREVKSKIVIAADGVESRVGRWAGLKTVTDFRDMESAVQITAANIPVDQNTLYFYFGQEVAPNGYFWIFPKGSNKANIGLGISGSVNKKKYAQYYLDDFMNKHYPDAPILTKIAGGVPCSITLDKISAPGIMLVGDAARQVNPLSGGGIASGMIGGKIAGTIAGEAIKQNKLDHILTYDKVWKDRLGKRHETFNRIKEGIYNFSDDKFNSIAHSVLKIPVEKRTLGKVFTTALINNPSLLVDIAKVFVV from the coding sequence ATGAAAAATGAATACGATATAATTGTAGTCGGTGCAGGTCCAGCGGGAAGTATGGCTGCAAGATTTGCTGCCGAGCAAGGCGTTTCTGTTTTAATGCTGGAAAAAGACAGAGATGTTGGCTATCCTGTCAGATGCGGCGAAGCAATCAGCAAAGCCGGTGTTGAGGAGTTTATTCCAATTGATGACAAATGGATTGCAGCAAAGATTAATAAATTTTCTTTTAATGCACCTGATGGAAGTGAAGTAATTGTTGAGTTTGGTGATGCAGGTTATGTTCTTGAAAGAAGAAACTTTGACTATGAACTTGCAAGAACCGCCGCAGAAGCCGGAGCAGAAATATTAACCCGCGCTTATGTGAATGATCTGTTGTTTGATAATGACAAGGTTAGCGGTGTGAAGTACGAACTCAAAGGTGAACAGAGAGAAGTGAAATCAAAAATTGTAATTGCGGCTGATGGTGTTGAATCACGTGTTGGAAGATGGGCAGGACTAAAAACAGTTACAGATTTTCGTGATATGGAAAGTGCTGTTCAAATAACTGCAGCAAATATTCCTGTTGATCAGAATACGCTTTATTTTTACTTTGGTCAGGAAGTTGCACCAAACGGATACTTTTGGATTTTTCCGAAAGGCAGTAATAAAGCAAATATAGGGCTTGGTATAAGCGGTTCTGTTAATAAGAAAAAGTATGCTCAATACTATCTTGATGACTTTATGAACAAACACTATCCTGATGCACCAATACTTACTAAAATTGCCGGCGGAGTTCCATGTTCAATTACACTCGATAAAATTTCTGCACCAGGAATTATGCTGGTCGGCGATGCAGCAAGACAGGTTAATCCATTAAGCGGCGGCGGAATTGCTAGCGGAATGATTGGCGGTAAGATTGCAGGAACGATTGCTGGTGAAGCAATCAAGCAGAACAAACTTGATCATATATTAACTTATGATAAAGTATGGAAAGACAGGCTTGGCAAACGCCACGAAACTTTTAACAGAATTAAAGAAGGCATTTACAATTTTTCTGATGATAAGTTTAACAGTATTGCACATTCAGTTTTAAAAATTCCAGTTGAAAAAAGAACACTTGGCAAAGTGTTTACAACTGCGTTAATTAATAATCCATCCTTGCTTGTTGATATTGCAAAGGTGTTTGTGGTTTAG
- a CDS encoding UDP-glucose/GDP-mannose dehydrogenase family protein yields MNLAVIGTGYVGLVSGTGFAETGNNVICVDIDEKKIETMREGQIPIYEPGLEVLFLRNIVKKRLSFTTDLKDAVRNSEIIFLCLPTPQGNDGAADLKYVLKVADDIGLFFKQEPELGFKVIVNKSTVPVGTSDLVRNAIRKHAPGFDFDVCSNPEFLREGIAVEDFMKPERVIVGTSNDKTKKTMEQLYEPFLRTGNPVYFMDEKSAEMTKYAANSFIAMKISFMNEIARLCELTGAQVDSVRLGIGSDSRIGKRYLFPGIGYGGSCFPKDVHALVNTANEKNYDFKILKSVIDVNKEQVKHFFRKILKHYKDDLKGKHFAMWGLAFKPNTDDVREAPAQYLIKLLLASGATITAYDPEANNTMKSALGDIITYVETSDETLKGADALIVVTEWKEFRNPDFELIKKSLNAPVIFDGRNLYDLEKLNEMKFTYYSIGRTDIIN; encoded by the coding sequence ATGAATCTTGCTGTAATTGGAACCGGATATGTTGGATTGGTATCAGGGACTGGCTTTGCTGAGACAGGCAATAACGTAATTTGTGTTGATATTGATGAAAAGAAAATTGAAACTATGAGAGAAGGGCAAATACCTATTTATGAACCCGGGCTTGAGGTTTTGTTTTTAAGAAATATTGTTAAAAAGAGATTATCCTTTACAACCGATTTAAAAGATGCAGTTCGTAATTCGGAGATCATATTCCTTTGTCTTCCAACACCGCAAGGCAATGATGGTGCTGCTGATCTTAAATATGTGCTTAAAGTTGCTGATGACATTGGACTGTTCTTCAAACAGGAACCAGAACTTGGGTTTAAAGTAATTGTTAACAAAAGCACTGTTCCGGTTGGCACAAGCGACTTGGTACGGAATGCAATAAGAAAACACGCACCCGGTTTTGATTTTGATGTATGTTCAAATCCTGAGTTTTTAAGAGAAGGAATTGCAGTTGAAGATTTTATGAAGCCGGAAAGAGTTATTGTGGGAACCAGTAATGATAAAACAAAAAAAACAATGGAACAGCTTTATGAACCATTTTTACGCACTGGTAATCCTGTTTACTTTATGGATGAAAAATCTGCTGAGATGACAAAGTATGCAGCTAATTCTTTTATTGCAATGAAAATTTCTTTTATGAATGAGATAGCACGGCTTTGTGAATTAACTGGTGCACAAGTTGACTCAGTCAGGTTAGGCATTGGATCAGATTCCAGAATTGGGAAAAGATATTTATTCCCTGGTATTGGTTACGGCGGTTCTTGTTTTCCTAAAGATGTCCATGCTCTTGTTAATACCGCAAACGAGAAAAATTATGACTTTAAGATTTTAAAATCTGTAATTGATGTAAATAAAGAACAGGTTAAACACTTCTTCAGGAAAATTTTAAAACACTATAAAGATGACCTTAAAGGAAAACATTTTGCAATGTGGGGATTAGCATTTAAACCAAATACAGATGATGTCCGTGAAGCACCGGCTCAGTATCTTATCAAACTTCTGCTTGCTTCGGGTGCAACTATTACTGCATACGATCCGGAAGCAAACAATACTATGAAATCTGCTCTTGGCGATATTATTACTTATGTTGAAACATCTGATGAAACATTAAAAGGTGCTGATGCTCTGATTGTTGTTACTGAATGGAAAGAGTTTAGAAATCCTGATTTTGAGTTGATTAAAAAATCCTTGAATGCACCCGTTATTTTTGATGGAAGAAATCTTTACGACTTGGAAAAATTAAATGAGATGAAGTTTACTTATTATTCTATCGGAAGAACTGATATTATAAATTAA
- a CDS encoding tetratricopeptide repeat protein, protein MKKNLHLLFFLFLIVIGATVITSAQTVDELLSEGDGYVEKFDNPNALETYLKAEKIAPNNWEVLWRISRAYVDIGEKMPDKTDAQKDEREKTYKKALEYADKSVKLAPGQSITYVRRAIANGRIALFEGVFSAIGTVKDVKADCEKAIQLGTGGNYVQALAHYVLGRTHLKVCEKAYLVRLPLGLGWGDTEEAVRLLETAVKLKPNFRMFLYELAKAYIEEDEYDKAKETLKKVEKAPKAHEDDDQVLNDAKNLYEKIKNK, encoded by the coding sequence ATGAAAAAAAATCTACACTTGTTATTTTTTCTTTTTCTCATTGTTATTGGGGCAACTGTAATAACCTCTGCTCAAACTGTAGATGAGTTATTGAGTGAAGGTGATGGTTATGTAGAAAAGTTTGATAATCCAAATGCTTTGGAAACATATTTAAAAGCTGAAAAGATTGCTCCAAATAATTGGGAGGTTTTATGGAGAATCAGCCGTGCTTATGTAGATATCGGTGAGAAGATGCCGGACAAAACTGATGCTCAAAAAGATGAGCGTGAAAAAACATATAAAAAAGCTTTAGAGTATGCCGATAAATCTGTTAAATTAGCACCTGGTCAATCAATTACTTATGTCCGAAGAGCAATTGCTAATGGAAGAATAGCACTTTTTGAAGGAGTTTTTTCTGCAATCGGAACAGTTAAAGATGTTAAAGCAGATTGCGAAAAAGCTATTCAACTTGGTACCGGAGGAAATTATGTTCAGGCACTTGCACATTATGTTTTAGGAAGAACTCACCTTAAGGTTTGCGAGAAAGCTTATCTTGTCAGATTACCACTTGGACTTGGATGGGGCGATACAGAAGAAGCAGTTAGGCTTTTAGAAACTGCAGTAAAGCTTAAACCAAATTTCAGAATGTTTTTGTATGAATTAGCTAAAGCTTATATTGAAGAAGATGAATATGATAAAGCTAAAGAGACTTTAAAGAAGGTTGAAAAAGCTCCCAAAGCACACGAAGATGATGATCAGGTTTTAAATGATGCGAAAAATCTTTACGAGAAAATTAAGAACAAATAG
- a CDS encoding NAD-dependent deacylase has translation MNKLSEAKKIVFFTGAGISAESGIPTFRGKDGIWKKLKPEELANFNAFMKNPQMVWEWYNHRKKIIHEAKPNAGHLAIAEMQNLFDEVTVVTQNIDNLHHRAGSKNIYELHGNIERNYCINCRTFYNEELDFSNGVPKCKCGGLIRPDVVWFGEFLPEDQFTGGEKASVLSDVFFVVGTSAVVYPASGLVHAAKHAGSFIVEVNIEQTEISSVSDESFFGEAGKILPEIVNQIKKVKSIR, from the coding sequence TTGAACAAACTCTCTGAAGCAAAGAAAATAGTTTTCTTTACTGGTGCAGGAATATCAGCTGAATCCGGTATTCCAACTTTTAGAGGTAAAGATGGAATCTGGAAAAAACTTAAGCCTGAAGAGCTTGCCAACTTTAATGCATTTATGAAAAATCCACAGATGGTGTGGGAATGGTATAATCATCGCAAAAAAATTATTCATGAAGCAAAACCTAATGCAGGACATCTTGCCATTGCAGAAATGCAAAACCTTTTTGATGAGGTAACTGTCGTTACACAAAATATTGATAATCTGCATCACCGTGCTGGAAGCAAGAACATTTATGAGCTGCACGGAAACATTGAAAGAAATTACTGCATCAATTGCAGAACATTTTACAACGAAGAATTGGATTTTTCTAACGGAGTTCCTAAGTGTAAATGCGGCGGATTGATCAGACCAGACGTTGTTTGGTTTGGAGAATTTCTTCCGGAAGATCAATTTACAGGTGGAGAAAAAGCTTCTGTTTTATCCGATGTGTTTTTTGTTGTTGGAACTTCTGCGGTTGTTTATCCTGCTTCCGGATTGGTTCACGCAGCAAAACATGCGGGTTCCTTTATTGTTGAAGTGAATATCGAACAAACAGAGATTTCTTCTGTTAGCGATGAATCATTTTTTGGCGAAGCCGGAAAAATATTACCGGAGATAGTTAATCAGATTAAAAAGGTTAAGTCTATCAGATAA
- a CDS encoding 4Fe-4S binding protein — translation MELNYRQAKTGKLMIDILPDKCDFCGCCVGVCPEDAIELKEAEIYIIDERCTNCAKCVWSCPIEVIKFNKNGVLF, via the coding sequence ATGGAACTAAATTACAGACAAGCAAAAACCGGAAAACTAATGATAGATATCCTGCCCGATAAGTGTGACTTTTGCGGATGCTGCGTTGGTGTTTGTCCCGAAGATGCAATTGAATTAAAAGAAGCCGAAATCTATATCATTGATGAGCGATGCACTAATTGTGCAAAGTGTGTTTGGTCCTGTCCGATTGAAGTTATTAAGTTTAATAAAAATGGAGTCTTGTTCTGA
- a CDS encoding HD domain-containing protein, which translates to MLNQPDLSSLNKGDSIDHFLLVKKCEIRLTKNNKEYLSLELGDKTISCPSNLWEDVSGFKSIKNSLTVGDIVKIEGSMDEYQGGAQIKIETIRLSKQSDNVSHTDFLPKSLRDLKTMKGEFLSRLEKITDTNLKQLMKNIFSDERFEKYTLVPAGKMWHHSYISGLIEHTLEIIKICELMSDIHPEINRDLLVCGAMLHDFGKIEELTYEPVFEYTDKGKLIGHIVIAAMIVNDEINKIPDFPENLKNNILHLILSHQGKLEYASPVVPKTLEAITLYQADELSAKVNAYKNVINNEIKPGTNWTKFISLAGTDIHSHGIKSQSDDTKKTLFD; encoded by the coding sequence ATGCTTAATCAACCTGATTTGTCTTCATTAAATAAAGGCGATTCAATCGATCATTTTTTGCTTGTTAAAAAGTGTGAAATAAGATTAACAAAAAACAACAAAGAATATCTTTCGCTGGAACTTGGTGATAAAACAATCAGCTGTCCTTCAAATCTGTGGGAGGATGTATCTGGGTTCAAATCAATTAAGAATTCTTTAACTGTTGGTGATATTGTAAAGATTGAAGGCTCAATGGATGAATATCAGGGGGGTGCACAGATTAAAATCGAAACGATTCGTTTATCAAAACAAAGCGATAATGTATCCCACACAGATTTTCTTCCCAAATCTTTACGCGATCTTAAAACAATGAAAGGCGAGTTCTTATCCAGATTAGAAAAAATCACAGATACTAATCTTAAACAATTAATGAAAAACATTTTTTCTGATGAAAGATTTGAGAAATATACTCTTGTTCCTGCAGGAAAAATGTGGCATCACAGCTATATAAGCGGATTGATTGAGCATACTTTAGAGATTATAAAAATATGCGAACTGATGAGTGATATTCATCCGGAGATTAACCGTGATCTGCTTGTGTGCGGTGCAATGCTGCACGACTTTGGAAAAATTGAAGAGCTTACTTATGAACCGGTTTTTGAATATACCGATAAAGGCAAACTGATTGGACATATTGTAATAGCTGCAATGATAGTTAATGATGAGATAAATAAAATTCCTGACTTTCCCGAGAACTTAAAAAATAATATACTGCACTTAATCCTTAGCCATCAGGGTAAACTTGAATATGCTTCACCTGTTGTTCCTAAAACACTTGAAGCAATTACTCTCTATCAGGCAGATGAACTTAGCGCAAAAGTTAACGCATATAAAAATGTGATCAATAATGAAATTAAACCAGGAACAAACTGGACAAAGTTTATTTCATTAGCTGGAACAGATATACATTCGCATGGCATAAAAAGCCAATCGGATGATACCAAAAAAACCTTATTTGACTAA
- a CDS encoding GlsB/YeaQ/YmgE family stress response membrane protein, with protein MFEIILLLVIAGITGGIGRSITGFKSGGCIISIVVGFIGAYIGTILAREFNFPDLWTINIRGIDYPIIWSIIGAVVFTAVLSIIVPKKK; from the coding sequence ATGTTTGAAATAATACTTTTACTTGTAATTGCCGGCATTACCGGCGGTATCGGTCGTTCCATAACAGGATTTAAAAGCGGCGGTTGTATTATTTCAATTGTTGTGGGATTTATCGGCGCTTATATTGGAACTATACTTGCGCGTGAATTTAATTTTCCAGATTTGTGGACAATAAATATCCGCGGAATTGATTATCCTATTATCTGGTCAATTATCGGTGCAGTTGTTTTTACAGCAGTTCTGAGCATAATAGTACCTAAAAAGAAATAG
- a CDS encoding ATP-binding protein — MPSKKNKEVKYPKETKPKAAFLSGIRQKKLVTEPQDKVLCDIASVFEDQFHYLLFIKGDELEIFYSPSVKKITGYLPSELIKKDSLGREYVYQEDISEVKKRLHKIESGKIPSLKLLFRFVRKDGKIIWLKEQIRSERVNGGIILKGLVVDVTEFKKAENDYGEIINNLSEEITARDNFLSILSHDLRAPFSSILGFTEILLNESALTEAERAEYLNYINDSSSNQLRLVNYLLDWSNLQTGRMNLDPQRVQAQSLVFNCISALTGIAMRKNIDIRVNVPESLFLKADERLMIQVITNLVSNAIKFSEEGKTIRISADRFNNELVEFVIKDEGVGIPDIYQSRIFRFEKMFSTRGTKGEKGTGLGLSLVKEIIERHKGQIWFYSKEKVGSEFHFTVPSSENTILLVENNKSDFIKIEKIIRENYSSFKFIGADNGFEAINVVLRQQPSLIISSHDLPLMNGVQFVKSILRGDKKFYSPIIIMIDTRDENLIKTYHDVGVRTVISKPVDLRIVNREISIALN, encoded by the coding sequence ATGCCTTCTAAAAAAAATAAAGAAGTAAAATATCCCAAAGAAACAAAGCCAAAGGCAGCGTTTCTATCTGGTATAAGACAAAAGAAACTTGTAACCGAACCACAGGATAAAGTACTATGTGATATAGCATCAGTATTTGAAGACCAGTTTCATTATTTACTTTTTATAAAAGGTGATGAACTGGAAATATTTTATTCACCGTCTGTAAAAAAAATTACCGGATACTTGCCTTCAGAGCTAATTAAAAAAGACTCGCTTGGCAGAGAATATGTTTATCAGGAAGATATTTCAGAAGTAAAAAAGAGGCTTCATAAAATTGAATCCGGAAAAATTCCCAGCCTTAAATTGCTCTTTAGATTTGTAAGAAAAGATGGTAAAATCATTTGGCTGAAAGAACAGATAAGATCTGAAAGAGTTAATGGCGGTATTATTTTGAAGGGTCTGGTGGTTGATGTTACCGAGTTTAAAAAAGCAGAGAATGATTATGGTGAGATTATTAATAACCTTTCAGAAGAAATAACAGCCAGAGATAATTTTCTTTCAATACTTTCTCACGATTTACGTGCGCCGTTTTCAAGCATACTTGGGTTTACCGAAATCCTTCTTAATGAATCAGCTTTGACTGAGGCAGAGCGCGCAGAATATTTAAATTATATTAATGATTCTTCAAGCAATCAGCTGAGACTGGTAAATTATCTGCTCGACTGGTCAAATCTGCAAACCGGAAGAATGAATCTTGATCCACAGCGTGTTCAGGCACAAAGTCTTGTATTTAATTGTATATCCGCACTTACCGGTATAGCAATGAGAAAAAATATTGATATCAGGGTTAATGTACCCGAGTCTTTATTTTTAAAAGCAGATGAAAGACTGATGATACAGGTTATTACTAATCTGGTTAGTAATGCTATAAAATTTTCTGAAGAAGGTAAAACAATCCGTATTTCTGCTGATAGATTTAATAATGAGCTTGTGGAATTTGTAATCAAAGACGAAGGTGTCGGCATACCCGATATTTATCAATCAAGAATATTCAGATTTGAGAAGATGTTTTCTACCAGAGGTACAAAAGGTGAAAAAGGCACCGGACTTGGATTATCGTTAGTTAAAGAGATAATAGAAAGACATAAGGGGCAGATTTGGTTTTACTCTAAAGAAAAAGTTGGCAGTGAATTTCATTTTACTGTGCCAAGCTCAGAGAATACAATACTATTGGTTGAAAACAATAAAAGTGATTTTATTAAGATTGAAAAGATTATTAGAGAAAATTATTCTTCGTTTAAGTTTATAGGTGCTGATAATGGTTTTGAAGCAATAAATGTTGTCTTAAGACAGCAGCCTTCATTAATTATTTCATCCCACGATTTACCGCTTATGAATGGTGTACAGTTTGTTAAATCAATTTTGCGCGGTGATAAAAAGTTTTACTCTCCTATTATAATAATGATTGATACGCGCGATGAAAATTTAATAAAAACTTATCATGATGTTGGTGTAAGAACTGTTATTTCTAAACCGGTAGATTTAAGGATTGTCAATCGCGAAATATCAATTGCTCTTAATTAA